A single Diceros bicornis minor isolate mBicDic1 chromosome 7, mDicBic1.mat.cur, whole genome shotgun sequence DNA region contains:
- the ZBTB44 gene encoding zinc finger and BTB domain-containing protein 44 isoform X3 has translation MLIHSGIKPFQCDRCGKKFTRAYSLKMHRLKHEGKRCFRCQICSATFTSFGEYKHHMRVSRHIIRKPRIYECKTCGAMFTNSGNLIVHLRSLNHEASELANYFQSSDFLVPDYLNQEQEETLVQYDLGEHSFESNSSVQMPVISQVSSTQNCESSFPLGSLGGLAEKEEDMPEQPKTSTCAEPTRDDPPKSELSSITIE, from the exons ATGCTCATCCACTCAG gaaTTAAACCATTTCAGTGTGACCGCTGTGGGAAAAAGTTCACCAGGGCTTACTCGCTAAAGATGCATCGCCTAAAGCACGAAGGTAAACGCTGTTTCCGGTGCCAGATATGTAGTGCCACTTTCACTTCCTTCGGGGAATATAAACACCACATGAGGGTTTCCCGGCACATTATCCGCAAGCCTCGGATTTACGAGTGCAAAACATGTGGCGCCATGTTCACCAACTCTGGGAATTTAATCGTGCACCTGAGGAGTCTGAACCATGAAGCGTCAGAGCTAGCAAACTACTTCCAGAGCAG TGATTTCCTAGTACCGGACTACTTAAACCAGGAGCAAGAAGAGACCCTTGTTCAGTATGATCTTGGAGAACACAGTTTTGAAAGCAACTCCTCTGTTCAAATGCCTGTAATTTCACAGGTCTCCTCGACCCAGAATTGCGAAAGCTCCTTTCCTTTGGGGTCTCTTGGTGGGctggcagaaaaagaggaagacatgcCAGAGCAGCCAAAGACCAGTACTTGTGCTGAGCCAACCCGAGATGACCCCCCAAAATCAGAGCTGTCTTCTATAACTATTGAGTAA